One Microbacterium sp. zg-B96 genomic region harbors:
- a CDS encoding dipeptide ABC transporter ATP-binding protein yields the protein MTATPAEVVALADAPPARDTRTVVPLWRQLLARPVFATCTAIILILVALVALAPIIAPYPPLEQDLTATLQGPSAAHLLGTDDLGRDVLSRLLHGGRVTMLGVLQALVVFLLVGTGLGLVAGMGRGWVDTAIVRAAEILMSLPAFIILLVTLSIAPGNMTLAMVTIGVLTSPLLMRVVRGTTKSVRGELFVRAARIMGLSETQITLRHVLPRLAGPIIVQLTIFSGAVILTETGLGYLGFGVRLPHPSWGNMVQTASENITRAPWLLIPTGGVIIVTILSLMLIGDGIRDAVADRWTGAAVRRRRPRPAAPAAMTVGAAQDDAVIVVDGLTIVADHATGEVPIVEGVSFRILPGETVALVGESGSGKSVTALAVLGLTRGLRKTSGRVLVNGADIGALSPEALRQLRSNTFGYITQDPQPSLDPSMRVGDLLAQLVRLHQGVDVAQSRRISLELLERVRIPDAAMVARRYPHQLSGGMAQRVVIAAALSARPRILIADEPTTALDVTVQAEILALLHDLCDADDSMALLLITHDWGVVADIADRIVVLHDGQLIESGDAARVFTEPEHPHTRAMLAADPAHLEVRGPRPPAPALLRIEGLEIAYNSKDAAGRPVRTTAVNGLDLTVRAGRTLGLIGESGSGKTSVGNAVVSLVTPSAGSIRLRDEELVGTGRARRRELATKVQMIFQDPYGSLNPVRTVGSTLAEPLILAHGMSRVTAERAVREALERVGLPAAAASRYPAQFSGGQRQRIAIARAVVLRPDLIVCDEPVSALDLSIQAQVLELLQELQDDLGMAYLFISHDLSVVRSFCDEVAVMYRGEVVERGATAEVVARPAHPYTRSLLDAAPVPDPSVQRGRSVSVQRWVP from the coding sequence GTGACCGCGACCCCCGCCGAGGTCGTCGCCCTCGCCGATGCACCCCCAGCCCGCGACACCCGCACGGTCGTGCCGCTCTGGCGGCAGTTACTGGCCCGGCCCGTGTTCGCGACGTGCACCGCGATCATCCTGATCCTCGTCGCGCTCGTCGCCCTCGCCCCGATCATCGCGCCGTACCCACCACTTGAGCAGGATCTCACCGCGACGCTTCAGGGACCGTCCGCCGCCCATCTCCTGGGCACCGACGATCTCGGCCGCGATGTCCTATCCCGCCTGCTCCACGGCGGCCGCGTGACGATGCTTGGCGTACTGCAGGCGCTGGTGGTCTTTCTTCTGGTCGGCACCGGGCTGGGCCTGGTGGCGGGCATGGGTCGCGGCTGGGTCGACACCGCGATCGTCCGGGCCGCCGAGATCCTCATGAGCCTGCCCGCGTTCATCATCCTCCTCGTGACCCTGTCGATCGCCCCGGGCAACATGACGCTTGCGATGGTCACGATCGGCGTGCTCACCAGTCCCCTGCTGATGCGCGTGGTCCGGGGAACGACGAAGTCCGTCCGCGGAGAGCTATTCGTCCGCGCGGCGCGCATCATGGGTCTGAGCGAGACCCAGATCACGCTGCGTCACGTGCTCCCCCGCCTCGCAGGCCCCATCATTGTTCAGCTCACGATCTTCTCCGGTGCCGTAATCCTCACCGAGACGGGACTCGGATACCTCGGCTTCGGCGTGCGCCTGCCCCACCCCAGCTGGGGAAACATGGTCCAGACGGCGAGCGAGAACATCACGCGCGCCCCGTGGCTCCTGATCCCCACCGGCGGCGTCATCATCGTGACGATCCTCTCGCTCATGCTCATCGGCGACGGCATCCGCGACGCCGTGGCCGACCGCTGGACCGGGGCCGCGGTGCGCCGGCGCCGCCCCCGTCCGGCGGCGCCAGCGGCGATGACGGTGGGTGCCGCGCAGGACGATGCCGTGATCGTCGTCGACGGGCTCACGATCGTCGCCGACCACGCGACAGGCGAGGTGCCGATCGTGGAGGGCGTCTCGTTCCGCATCCTTCCCGGTGAAACTGTCGCGCTGGTGGGCGAGTCGGGGTCCGGCAAGTCGGTCACCGCGCTCGCGGTGCTCGGCCTCACCCGAGGGCTCCGCAAGACCAGCGGGCGAGTCCTCGTCAACGGCGCCGACATCGGAGCGCTCTCCCCCGAGGCCTTGCGACAGCTACGGTCGAACACGTTCGGCTACATCACGCAGGACCCGCAGCCTTCCCTAGACCCGTCGATGCGCGTCGGCGACCTGCTCGCCCAGCTCGTGCGGCTGCATCAGGGGGTCGACGTCGCGCAGTCCCGGCGCATTTCCCTCGAGTTGCTCGAACGTGTGCGCATCCCCGACGCCGCGATGGTCGCGCGGCGCTACCCCCACCAGCTGTCCGGCGGCATGGCGCAGCGTGTCGTGATCGCGGCGGCGCTCAGCGCGCGGCCACGCATCCTCATCGCCGATGAGCCGACGACCGCCCTCGACGTCACCGTGCAGGCCGAGATCCTCGCACTCCTGCACGACCTGTGCGATGCGGATGACTCCATGGCGCTGCTGCTCATCACGCACGACTGGGGCGTCGTCGCAGACATCGCCGACCGCATCGTCGTCCTGCACGACGGCCAGCTCATCGAATCAGGTGACGCCGCGCGCGTGTTCACCGAACCGGAGCACCCCCACACCCGCGCGATGCTCGCCGCTGACCCCGCCCATCTGGAGGTGCGCGGCCCCCGGCCGCCTGCCCCCGCGCTCCTGAGGATCGAAGGCCTTGAGATCGCGTACAACTCGAAGGATGCCGCCGGCCGCCCCGTCCGTACCACGGCGGTGAATGGCCTCGACCTCACGGTGCGCGCCGGCCGCACACTCGGGCTGATCGGCGAGTCGGGGTCGGGCAAGACGAGCGTCGGCAATGCGGTCGTCTCGCTCGTGACGCCCTCGGCAGGCAGCATTCGGCTCCGTGACGAGGAGTTGGTGGGCACCGGCCGTGCCCGCCGTCGGGAGCTGGCCACGAAGGTCCAGATGATCTTTCAGGACCCGTACGGATCGCTCAACCCGGTCCGCACGGTCGGCTCGACCCTCGCCGAACCGCTCATCCTGGCACACGGGATGTCGCGGGTCACCGCCGAGCGGGCGGTGCGCGAGGCGCTCGAGCGCGTCGGCCTGCCCGCTGCTGCGGCGAGCCGGTACCCGGCGCAGTTCTCAGGCGGTCAGCGCCAGCGCATAGCCATCGCCCGGGCCGTCGTGCTCCGGCCGGACCTCATCGTGTGCGACGAGCCGGTGAGCGCGCTCGACCTGTCCATCCAGGCGCAGGTGCTGGAGTTGTTGCAGGAGCTTCAGGACGACCTGGGTATGGCCTACCTCTTCATCTCGCACGACCTGTCCGTCGTACGTAGCTTCTGTGACGAGGTCGCGGTGATGTACCGGGGTGAAGTCGTCGAGCGCGGGGCGACCGCGGAGGTCGTGGCGCGCCCTGCACACCCGTACACCCGATCTCTGCTGGATGCGGCGCCGGTGCCCGACCCGTCGGTGCAGCGCGGCCGCTCCGTCAGCGTGCAACGGTGGGTACCGTGA
- a CDS encoding LacI family DNA-binding transcriptional regulator: protein MSTIVTIHDVAREAAVSPATVSNAMNRPGRVAADTRARVLAVADRLGYIPHAVAAHRARTATSRVGIIAPFTTYASFAARIQGALTVLSADNLEAIVYDHPSASRSPSPRLASLPFSGNLDGLVIMGVPIDTGIADRLLARGLATVLVDSRHPQFTSVVLDEERGATLAAEHLIGRGFEQFVYVTEGQRSKDYVSQGKRRLTGFVNALRERGVAESAIHCITAPSGNAKAGQAAAEHVALLSREGRVGVLCGHDTLAAGVLSGLRGRGVAVPDRVGVIGWDGGEVVEALGLTTVRQPLVESGRAGAERLVALLHNPTAPVERVVLAPVLAEGITS from the coding sequence GTGAGCACTATCGTGACGATCCACGACGTCGCCCGGGAGGCGGCAGTATCACCGGCCACGGTGTCCAACGCGATGAACCGGCCCGGCCGGGTTGCCGCCGACACCCGCGCCCGCGTCCTGGCCGTGGCCGATCGCCTGGGCTACATACCCCATGCCGTCGCGGCGCATCGCGCGCGCACGGCGACTTCTCGCGTCGGCATCATCGCACCGTTCACGACCTACGCCTCGTTTGCGGCACGCATCCAGGGTGCACTCACCGTCCTCAGCGCCGACAATCTCGAAGCCATCGTCTATGACCACCCCTCCGCGAGCCGCTCCCCCTCGCCCCGTCTCGCGAGCCTGCCGTTCTCCGGCAACCTCGACGGCCTGGTCATCATGGGCGTGCCTATCGACACGGGAATCGCGGACCGTCTGCTCGCGCGCGGCCTGGCGACGGTGCTGGTCGACTCCCGGCATCCGCAGTTCACATCCGTCGTGCTCGACGAGGAGCGCGGTGCGACCCTGGCCGCCGAGCACCTCATTGGACGCGGGTTCGAGCAGTTCGTCTACGTCACGGAAGGGCAGCGTTCCAAGGACTACGTCTCGCAGGGCAAGCGCCGCCTGACCGGGTTCGTGAACGCGCTGCGGGAGCGGGGCGTGGCAGAGAGCGCCATCCACTGCATAACGGCGCCATCCGGCAACGCGAAGGCGGGCCAGGCCGCCGCCGAGCACGTCGCTCTCCTGTCCCGGGAGGGCCGCGTGGGGGTGCTCTGCGGGCACGACACTCTCGCTGCCGGTGTTCTATCCGGGCTGCGCGGCCGCGGTGTTGCCGTCCCCGACCGGGTCGGGGTGATCGGGTGGGACGGCGGCGAGGTCGTCGAGGCGCTAGGGCTCACCACGGTGCGTCAGCCACTCGTCGAATCGGGCCGGGCGGGCGCCGAGCGCCTCGTCGCACTGCTGCACAACCCCACCGCCCCAGTCGAACGCGTGGTCTTGGCGCCGGTGCTCGCCGAAGGGATCACCTCGTGA
- a CDS encoding alpha/beta hydrolase yields the protein MSALTPGQEITSLPGQLPPRLAEMIRRARERIPVGDAPVDRPFAPAATEAAADWLARLRTARAAHDAHALAWRAALDAAAAEITGATLADLLAPAAPVTRQVLDLPTPGRASLTGRLAALLPSGSPGGEGPSRPEDAVPVCVTAPQTPRQPAPVIVVLHGGAYWMGGGTVSSVTSRPLHDFLASQLGAFVLDVDYRLAPEHPFPASIVDALEVVDAIRRGISGLPLDPTRIAVVGTSSGGNAAAACALADAARAPARPLAALGLLVPSVDLTGPLTGDREQLLRAYAGDVARHDPWLSPAHHDALGTLPPTFVAEAEYDEVARGGSLLAERMNAQGGRADLRLYPMTHTAAEPAVEARMAEDLREFLASVFRPA from the coding sequence GTGAGCGCGCTGACTCCAGGCCAGGAGATCACATCCCTGCCCGGGCAACTGCCGCCCCGCCTCGCCGAGATGATCCGCCGCGCGCGCGAGCGCATCCCGGTCGGCGACGCCCCCGTCGACCGGCCGTTCGCGCCGGCAGCGACGGAGGCCGCGGCTGACTGGCTCGCACGCCTCCGCACGGCGCGGGCAGCGCACGACGCGCACGCGCTCGCGTGGCGCGCCGCCCTGGACGCCGCCGCTGCAGAGATCACCGGCGCCACGCTGGCCGACCTCCTCGCACCGGCTGCGCCGGTGACGCGGCAGGTGCTCGACCTCCCGACACCGGGCCGCGCCTCGCTCACGGGCCGCCTTGCGGCGCTGCTTCCGAGCGGGTCCCCCGGCGGGGAGGGGCCGTCCCGACCGGAGGACGCCGTCCCCGTGTGCGTCACAGCTCCGCAGACCCCCCGTCAGCCTGCGCCCGTCATCGTCGTCCTGCACGGTGGCGCGTACTGGATGGGAGGCGGGACCGTCTCGTCGGTCACCAGCCGTCCCCTGCATGACTTCCTCGCCTCGCAGCTGGGCGCCTTCGTGCTGGACGTCGACTATCGGCTGGCTCCCGAGCATCCCTTCCCCGCGTCGATAGTGGACGCCCTCGAGGTGGTGGACGCGATTCGGCGCGGCATCTCGGGCCTGCCGCTCGATCCGACGCGCATCGCCGTCGTCGGCACGAGCTCAGGCGGCAACGCTGCCGCGGCATGCGCCCTCGCAGACGCCGCGCGCGCCCCCGCGCGTCCGCTCGCAGCGCTTGGCCTGCTCGTTCCCTCCGTCGACCTCACCGGCCCGCTCACCGGCGACCGGGAGCAGCTGCTGCGCGCTTACGCCGGCGACGTCGCGCGGCACGACCCGTGGCTTTCCCCCGCGCACCACGATGCGCTGGGGACGCTTCCGCCGACGTTCGTCGCGGAGGCGGAGTATGACGAGGTCGCTCGCGGCGGGTCCTTGCTCGCAGAGCGCATGAATGCGCAGGGCGGACGGGCCGACCTTCGCCTCTACCCGATGACGCACACGGCGGCAGAGCCCGCCGTGGAGGCGCGGATGGCCGAGGACCTGCGCGAGTTCCTCGCATCGGTCTTCCGGCCAGCATGA
- the hisS gene encoding histidine--tRNA ligase has product MRDFLPADKSRRERVLAVIRERYRAHGFDEIETPVMEEYGRLHAGIGGDNEKLAFNVLKRGLDAAALAAAADQSTLDVAALADLGLRYDLTVPLARFYASHRAELPTVFRSIQIAPVWRAERPQKGRYRQFMQCDIDVIGDATPRAEAELIVASLDTLDALGLEGGTIRINDRRALDAMLDVFGFAPDERPGVLITIDKLDKIGPEGVAAELRDRGATPAAVDAFAEFLGRPQTLEYHPYGERQIRKALPAGIADEVVAHLVTLGETVAAARGDAADIPLVFDPFLVRGMGYYTGTIFELAHPSVGYSLGGGGRYDGMIGRFLGQDVPAVGFSIGFERIVDLVSGADEADGSAVVLVHDRDVPMTQLLALKARLVAGGSRVRLEQRTKNLKALLERAAADGYTSFATVSAATTAAELELKPLN; this is encoded by the coding sequence ATGCGCGACTTCCTCCCCGCAGACAAGTCCCGTCGCGAGCGTGTGCTCGCCGTGATCCGTGAGCGCTACCGCGCGCATGGGTTCGACGAGATCGAGACCCCCGTCATGGAGGAGTACGGCCGGCTGCACGCCGGCATCGGCGGCGACAACGAGAAGCTCGCCTTCAATGTGCTCAAACGGGGACTTGATGCCGCTGCGCTCGCCGCCGCCGCAGACCAGTCGACCCTCGATGTCGCCGCGCTGGCGGATCTGGGGCTGCGCTACGACCTCACCGTGCCCCTGGCCCGCTTCTACGCCAGCCACCGCGCGGAGCTTCCCACCGTGTTCCGGTCGATCCAGATCGCCCCGGTATGGCGCGCGGAGCGCCCGCAGAAGGGGCGCTACCGGCAGTTCATGCAGTGCGACATCGACGTCATCGGCGACGCCACGCCGCGCGCCGAGGCCGAACTCATCGTCGCGAGCCTGGACACCCTCGACGCGCTCGGGCTCGAGGGCGGCACGATCCGCATCAACGACCGCCGCGCGCTGGACGCGATGCTCGACGTCTTCGGCTTTGCCCCCGACGAGCGCCCCGGCGTGCTCATCACGATCGACAAGCTCGACAAGATCGGCCCCGAGGGAGTGGCCGCGGAGTTGCGCGACCGCGGCGCGACGCCTGCCGCGGTCGACGCGTTCGCGGAGTTCCTGGGTCGGCCGCAGACCCTCGAATACCACCCGTACGGCGAGCGTCAGATCCGCAAGGCACTGCCGGCCGGCATCGCCGACGAGGTCGTGGCGCACCTGGTGACTCTCGGTGAGACCGTCGCGGCGGCGCGTGGCGACGCCGCGGACATCCCGCTGGTGTTCGACCCGTTCCTGGTGCGGGGGATGGGCTACTACACCGGCACGATCTTCGAGCTCGCCCACCCCAGCGTCGGCTACTCGCTGGGTGGCGGCGGCCGCTACGACGGCATGATCGGCCGGTTCCTCGGCCAGGACGTGCCGGCCGTCGGGTTCTCGATCGGCTTCGAGCGGATCGTCGACCTCGTCTCGGGTGCCGACGAAGCGGACGGCTCCGCCGTCGTGCTGGTGCACGACCGGGACGTGCCGATGACGCAGCTGCTGGCGCTGAAGGCCCGGCTGGTCGCCGGCGGCTCCCGGGTGCGGCTGGAACAGCGCACCAAGAACCTCAAGGCGCTGCTGGAGCGCGCCGCTGCGGACGGCTACACCTCGTTCGCGACGGTGTCCGCCGCAACGACGGCGGCCGAGCTGGAACTCAAGCCGCTGAACTGA
- a CDS encoding MazG nucleotide pyrophosphohydrolase domain-containing protein — translation MALQAADGDGVTGTDALREAAQTMRAVRDRCVWTQQIDHRALVPYLVEEAAELVDAVEAGSRADLREELGDLLWQVLFHAEIASRDDSDPFDIDDVARELTAKMVRRHPHVFAGAVATTPEEVLVHWNAAKAAEKHARTSVLDGVSPHMPSLALAQKLLGKAASVGVTPTPATTAPTDEAELGDALLALVATARAQGWDAERALRERLRTLEADVRAAEQPPAS, via the coding sequence ATGGCACTACAGGCGGCAGACGGTGACGGCGTGACCGGGACGGACGCGCTGCGCGAGGCGGCACAGACGATGCGGGCAGTGCGCGATCGGTGCGTGTGGACGCAGCAGATCGACCACCGCGCGCTCGTGCCGTATCTGGTGGAAGAAGCCGCCGAGCTGGTGGATGCCGTCGAGGCGGGGTCCCGCGCGGACCTCCGCGAGGAACTCGGTGATCTGCTGTGGCAGGTGCTGTTCCACGCCGAGATCGCCTCGCGGGATGACTCGGACCCCTTCGACATCGACGACGTGGCACGGGAGCTGACGGCGAAGATGGTCCGGCGGCATCCGCACGTCTTCGCCGGGGCGGTCGCGACCACGCCCGAAGAGGTGCTCGTGCACTGGAACGCCGCCAAGGCGGCCGAGAAACACGCCCGCACCAGCGTGCTCGACGGAGTGTCCCCCCACATGCCCTCGCTCGCTCTGGCGCAGAAGCTGCTGGGAAAGGCCGCGTCCGTCGGCGTCACGCCCACCCCCGCGACGACCGCCCCGACCGACGAGGCAGAGCTCGGCGACGCCCTCCTGGCGCTGGTGGCCACCGCCCGCGCGCAGGGCTGGGACGCCGAACGGGCCCTGCGGGAACGACTGCGCACGCTGGAGGCCGATGTCCGCGCGGCCGAGCAGCCGCCGGCTTCCTGA
- a CDS encoding Na+/H+ antiporter NhaA has protein sequence MSLLRSARFPAIVLLLAAVAGVVIANSAWADAATAVKNAPLGIPGVWELSVGHWIQDGLLAVFFFVVAVELQFELTQGELNSARRALQPAIAAAGGVLVPIALYLLIAGGAVTRDGWPIPTATDIAFALGVLAVFGTGLPAGIRVFLLALAILDDIVGIVFIAVLFTADVDWGMLAVALVSVVLFAVLSRQLDTRARVPIAIALVLLAVATWVFVHESGVHATIAGVALGLAMAQRPALRVRHALEPWVNAVVLPLFALSAALVAIPAVSDGALSPAFWGVAVALPVGKIVGIVAAGALAQRMIAQPGAPRLPLADLLAAGALGGIGFTVSLLLSELAFAGDAATRDQATLGVLAGSVVSLALAAGLVSWRAWHYRRQTVTA, from the coding sequence ATGTCTCTGCTGCGCTCCGCACGATTCCCGGCGATCGTGCTGCTGCTGGCCGCCGTCGCCGGCGTGGTCATCGCGAATTCCGCATGGGCGGATGCCGCGACAGCGGTGAAGAACGCTCCGCTGGGCATCCCGGGCGTGTGGGAGCTGTCGGTGGGTCACTGGATCCAGGACGGACTGCTGGCGGTGTTCTTCTTCGTCGTCGCCGTGGAGCTGCAGTTCGAACTCACCCAGGGCGAGCTGAACTCGGCGCGCCGCGCCCTGCAGCCGGCGATCGCCGCCGCCGGGGGAGTGCTGGTGCCCATCGCGCTGTACCTGCTGATCGCCGGAGGCGCGGTGACGCGGGATGGCTGGCCCATCCCCACCGCCACCGACATCGCCTTCGCCCTCGGGGTGCTGGCGGTCTTCGGCACCGGGCTGCCCGCCGGCATCCGGGTCTTCCTCCTCGCTCTGGCGATCCTGGACGACATCGTGGGGATCGTCTTCATCGCGGTGCTGTTCACCGCCGACGTGGACTGGGGCATGCTCGCAGTAGCCCTGGTGTCGGTCGTGCTGTTCGCGGTGCTCAGCCGCCAGCTCGACACGCGGGCGCGGGTGCCGATCGCCATCGCGCTGGTGCTCCTCGCGGTGGCCACCTGGGTTTTCGTCCACGAATCCGGCGTGCACGCCACGATCGCCGGCGTCGCGCTGGGCTTGGCTATGGCCCAGCGCCCCGCGCTGCGGGTGCGGCACGCCTTGGAACCCTGGGTCAACGCCGTCGTGCTGCCCCTGTTCGCGCTGTCCGCCGCACTCGTGGCGATCCCCGCCGTCTCCGACGGCGCGCTGTCGCCGGCGTTCTGGGGGGTGGCCGTGGCGTTGCCGGTGGGCAAGATCGTCGGCATCGTGGCCGCCGGTGCCCTCGCGCAACGGATGATCGCTCAGCCGGGTGCGCCGCGGCTGCCGCTGGCCGACCTGCTTGCGGCGGGCGCGCTGGGCGGGATCGGCTTCACGGTGTCGCTGCTGCTGAGCGAACTGGCCTTCGCCGGGGATGCCGCCACCCGCGACCAGGCGACGCTGGGGGTGCTCGCCGGTTCGGTGGTCTCGCTCGCGCTCGCCGCCGGGCTCGTATCCTGGCGGGCATGGCACTACAGGCGGCAGACGGTGACGGCGTGA
- a CDS encoding phosphoenolpyruvate carboxylase codes for MRDVTPTEAIDLVGRFEAGQELPEQMRADVRLLGGLLGDVLRESGTPGLYDDVERLRTATIQAYTDETDQAHERAAAIAEELPLARAEEVARAFTVYFHLVNLAEEHQRVRILRERDASPQRESAVDSVAAAFGRLAEEIGDDAALSRLQALRFHPVFTAHPTEARRRAVSTGIRRLADLLGEHDTTLPEGADRRRVERRMLEEIDTLWRTAPLRAEKPAPTDEVRAVMAVFDDTLFTAVPQVYRRIDDALQGPLAGGRPPVVAPFVRLGTWVGGDRDGNPFVTASVTRKAAAIASEHVLLGLERAANRIGRSLTLDAATTPPSDDLIALWHRLRAADEDAAAEIAKRSPAEPHRRVLLLIARRIAATGARNADLAYGDPEQLLADLRILQDSLVQGRAARQAYGSLQQLIWQVETYGFHLAELEVRQHSDIHARVLAELEAGDARSEEAEEVLDTFRAVAFVQERYGVRAAGRYIVSFTRTAEDLANVHRLARHAVGPAGTPPVLDVIPLFETFADLQAAPAVLAEIVEHPEFRARLDATGRRLEVMLGYSDSSKDVGPVAANLALYEAQAKIAAWARESRIELTLFHGRGGALGRGGGPANSAILAQPPHSVDGRFKLTEQGEVIFARYGDPAIAMRHIDQVAAAVLLASAPSIEQRNSAAAAEYADVAATMDAASRERFFSLVKADGFASWFATVTPMEEVGLLALGSRPARRGLSVESLEDLRAIPWVFAWTQARINLAGWFGLGSALEAVGDEELLRGAYARWPLLRTLVDNVAMSLAKADTRIAREYLQLGDRPDLAELVVAEMTLTRDWVQRLTGGGLLGNKPVLQRAVKMRSPYVDALSLLQLRALRALRDDRLSEADGADNRHLLLLSVSGVAAGLQNTG; via the coding sequence ATGCGTGATGTCACCCCCACCGAGGCCATCGATCTCGTCGGCCGTTTCGAAGCCGGTCAAGAACTGCCCGAGCAGATGCGCGCCGACGTGCGTCTGCTGGGCGGACTGCTGGGCGACGTGCTGCGCGAGAGCGGCACGCCGGGACTCTACGACGACGTCGAGCGACTGCGCACCGCGACGATCCAGGCCTACACCGACGAGACCGACCAGGCCCACGAGCGCGCCGCGGCGATCGCCGAGGAGCTGCCGCTGGCCCGCGCCGAAGAGGTCGCACGGGCCTTCACGGTGTACTTCCACCTCGTGAATCTCGCCGAGGAGCACCAGCGGGTGCGGATCCTGCGCGAACGTGACGCGAGCCCGCAGCGCGAGAGCGCGGTCGATTCCGTCGCGGCGGCCTTCGGGCGACTGGCCGAGGAGATCGGCGACGACGCGGCGCTGTCCCGGCTGCAGGCGCTGCGGTTCCACCCGGTCTTCACCGCCCACCCCACCGAGGCGCGTCGTCGCGCGGTGTCCACCGGCATCCGTCGCCTGGCCGACCTGCTTGGCGAGCACGACACGACCCTGCCCGAGGGCGCCGACCGCCGCCGCGTCGAGCGCCGCATGCTGGAGGAGATCGATACGCTCTGGCGCACCGCCCCGCTGCGCGCCGAGAAACCCGCCCCCACCGACGAGGTGCGTGCCGTGATGGCCGTCTTCGACGACACCCTGTTCACCGCCGTCCCGCAGGTGTACCGCCGCATCGACGACGCACTGCAGGGCCCGCTCGCGGGCGGGCGTCCTCCGGTGGTCGCGCCGTTCGTGCGCCTGGGCACGTGGGTCGGCGGCGACAGGGACGGCAACCCGTTCGTCACGGCGTCCGTCACCCGCAAGGCCGCCGCGATCGCGAGCGAGCACGTGCTGCTGGGGCTGGAACGCGCCGCGAACCGCATCGGCCGCAGCCTGACGCTGGATGCCGCGACCACCCCGCCCAGCGACGACCTCATCGCCCTGTGGCATCGCCTGCGGGCAGCCGACGAGGACGCCGCGGCCGAGATCGCCAAGCGCTCCCCCGCCGAGCCGCACCGCCGCGTACTGCTGCTGATCGCCCGCCGCATCGCCGCGACCGGCGCCCGCAACGCCGACCTCGCCTACGGCGACCCGGAGCAGCTGCTGGCCGACCTGCGCATCCTGCAGGACTCCCTCGTGCAGGGCCGGGCTGCCCGCCAGGCATACGGGTCGCTGCAGCAGCTGATCTGGCAGGTCGAGACCTACGGCTTCCACCTGGCCGAGCTCGAGGTGCGCCAGCACTCCGACATCCACGCCCGCGTACTCGCCGAGCTCGAGGCGGGCGACGCACGCAGCGAAGAGGCCGAAGAGGTGCTCGACACCTTCCGCGCCGTCGCGTTCGTGCAGGAGCGCTACGGCGTGCGTGCCGCAGGCCGCTACATCGTGTCCTTCACGCGCACCGCCGAGGACCTCGCCAACGTGCACCGGCTGGCCCGGCACGCCGTCGGACCTGCGGGCACTCCCCCGGTGCTGGACGTCATCCCGCTGTTCGAGACCTTCGCCGACCTTCAGGCAGCGCCCGCGGTGCTGGCCGAGATCGTCGAACACCCCGAGTTCCGGGCACGGCTGGATGCCACCGGAAGGCGCCTGGAGGTCATGCTCGGCTACTCCGACTCGTCGAAGGACGTCGGACCGGTCGCGGCGAACCTGGCCCTCTACGAGGCGCAGGCGAAGATCGCCGCGTGGGCGCGGGAGAGCCGCATCGAGCTGACCCTGTTCCACGGCCGCGGCGGTGCGCTCGGTCGCGGCGGCGGCCCCGCGAACTCGGCGATCCTCGCCCAGCCGCCGCATTCGGTGGACGGCCGGTTCAAGCTCACCGAGCAGGGTGAGGTGATCTTCGCCCGCTACGGCGACCCCGCCATCGCGATGCGTCACATCGACCAGGTCGCCGCGGCGGTGCTGCTGGCATCCGCCCCCTCCATCGAGCAGCGCAACAGCGCCGCCGCCGCCGAGTACGCCGATGTCGCGGCGACGATGGATGCCGCCTCACGCGAGCGGTTCTTCTCGCTCGTGAAAGCCGACGGTTTCGCATCGTGGTTCGCCACCGTCACGCCGATGGAAGAGGTGGGGCTGCTCGCCCTCGGGTCACGCCCGGCCCGCCGTGGACTGTCGGTGGAGTCCCTCGAGGATCTCCGGGCGATCCCCTGGGTGTTCGCGTGGACGCAGGCGCGCATCAACCTGGCCGGCTGGTTCGGGCTCGGCTCGGCGCTGGAGGCCGTGGGCGACGAGGAGCTGCTGCGCGGCGCCTACGCGCGCTGGCCGCTGCTGCGCACTCTCGTGGACAATGTCGCGATGAGCCTCGCCAAGGCCGACACCCGCATCGCGCGGGAGTACCTGCAGCTGGGTGACCGGCCGGACCTGGCCGAACTCGTGGTGGCGGAGATGACGCTCACGCGGGACTGGGTCCAGCGCCTGACCGGCGGCGGCCTGCTGGGCAACAAGCCGGTGCTGCAGCGTGCGGTGAAGATGCGCAGCCCGTACGTCGACGCGCTGTCGCTGCTGCAGCTGCGGGCGCTGCGGGCACTGCGCGACGACCGGCTGTCCGAGGCGGACGGTGCCGACAACCGTCACCTGCTGCTGCTGTCGGTGTCCGGCGTGGCGGCTGGCCTGCAGAACACCGGGTGA